A DNA window from Mucilaginibacter xinganensis contains the following coding sequences:
- a CDS encoding TrmH family RNA methyltransferase, giving the protein MLSKSQISLLKSLQHKNERKENGLFLVEGYKSVIEFINSSYKIEGIYHTASFEPKMLNLSQKINLYNISVTDIEKISSLKTPQEVIALVKIPVHPPLNNQKLKQKFSLVLDGIQDPGNMGTIIRTADWFGIDNIICSNDTVDAYNPKVVQASMGSLSRINVYYANIAEVLPQIGLPVFGAMLNGESIYKTRFGTEGLIVMGNEGKGLRPDIERLISKAVTIPRTGKAESLNVGIATALFCSEISRNKLGSQ; this is encoded by the coding sequence ATGCTCTCAAAGTCTCAAATCAGTTTACTAAAATCACTCCAGCACAAAAACGAACGTAAAGAAAACGGCCTGTTTTTGGTTGAAGGATACAAATCGGTTATTGAATTCATTAATTCTTCCTACAAAATTGAAGGTATTTATCATACAGCTTCATTTGAGCCAAAAATGCTCAATTTATCCCAAAAAATAAACTTATATAATATTTCTGTTACAGATATTGAAAAAATAAGCAGTTTAAAAACTCCGCAGGAAGTTATCGCTCTTGTCAAAATACCGGTTCACCCACCGCTTAATAACCAAAAGCTTAAACAAAAGTTCTCATTAGTTTTAGATGGCATTCAAGATCCCGGCAACATGGGTACCATCATCCGTACCGCCGACTGGTTTGGTATCGATAACATCATCTGCTCAAACGATACAGTTGATGCTTACAACCCAAAAGTTGTACAGGCAAGCATGGGGTCGCTATCACGCATTAATGTATACTATGCTAATATAGCCGAAGTTTTGCCGCAAATTGGACTGCCTGTTTTTGGAGCTATGCTAAATGGCGAAAGCATTTACAAAACGCGTTTTGGAACTGAGGGATTGATAGTAATGGGCAACGAAGGCAAGGGCTTAAGGCCTGATATTGAGCGCTTAATAAGCAAGGCGGTAACCATACCACGCACCGGAAAAGCTGAATCCCTTAACGTTGGGATAGCTACTGCATTATTTTGTTCAGAAATAAGCAGAAATAAACTTGGCAGCCAATAA
- the tamL gene encoding translocation and assembly module lipoprotein TamL translates to MRAYIKPNGYRLAILSILLLFIGSGCSLTRRLKDNEALVRKITIKGVDKEFADAAVLYVDKEQQPNNVINLQFYYLFSKNGKRDIGEAPAILDSNLVEFSRVQIERFLQNKGYLKAKVADSIIIKKKKATLLFSAVEGPLFRIRKLQDSIADKKVQDLYRVNRPRFSHVQPGGRFDTDSLAFDRDEFYQIMKRNGYYDFYRQYINFEYDSTFRSSVVDIKMTIDNPAGRASHPVYTINNTLVTVAKSNGRAVGKADTIQVDSQFRFVDFSGRFNPHAVTDYIFQKKGQIYNIDQQTLTTSRLSELNVFRNVPNPTYTKLPDSTNRLDTKIDITPLKQFSDRVEGEFLFNGGRFGYNLGNTFTDRNVFNNAAILQIKTNWSVLFDNNNNTINQAAVQNQDLRIGANLIYPRIIAPFDFPLPGKYGVPHTTFSTNYQLFYQKGLVSRQSFINSITYDFFETGRKLHTITPIDIEFSRGTIDPAAQVELLKKNLYAYSYLIGRTIFTSGSQYTFQYNAIELNSYKNFIYFRGSLDVGGNSLSLLSKVLNTKRDTAGKRTFLGYPFAQYGKTEVDLRIYKTLGGERQFIFRINPGFGIPYGNSDDQHWIFEKEFYAGGANDMRAWLPRTLGPGKFNRATFYGAPGPDSDHPSSGDLLRSKLKYLDEFGEIKIIANAEYRYKLADNFFGAKLKGAVFIDAGNVWRLKRQADQPDVEFRLNNILPSTAMDIGTGLRFDLAFFVFRLDAAFKFKDPQFTGSDSWVLVRHFNELFNAGSFKNNYKIANSGDTYNFMQLNFGIGMPF, encoded by the coding sequence TTGAGAGCATATATAAAACCTAATGGTTACCGCCTTGCAATATTAAGTATTTTGCTGCTCTTTATAGGGAGCGGATGCAGTTTAACGCGCAGGCTTAAGGATAACGAGGCTTTGGTACGTAAAATAACCATTAAGGGGGTTGATAAAGAGTTTGCTGATGCGGCTGTTTTATATGTTGATAAAGAGCAGCAACCCAATAATGTTATAAACCTGCAATTTTATTACCTGTTCAGCAAAAATGGCAAGCGCGACATAGGCGAAGCACCTGCTATACTTGATAGTAACCTTGTTGAGTTTTCCCGTGTGCAGATTGAGCGCTTTTTACAGAATAAGGGTTATTTAAAAGCGAAAGTTGCAGATTCCATTATTATAAAAAAGAAAAAGGCCACACTGTTATTTTCGGCGGTGGAAGGGCCCCTGTTCAGGATCCGGAAGCTGCAGGATAGCATAGCAGATAAAAAAGTACAGGATCTTTACCGCGTTAATCGCCCCCGCTTTTCGCACGTTCAACCCGGTGGAAGGTTTGATACCGATAGCCTCGCTTTTGACAGGGATGAGTTTTACCAGATAATGAAACGTAACGGCTATTACGATTTTTACCGGCAGTATATCAATTTTGAATATGATTCAACGTTCCGTAGCAGCGTTGTTGATATTAAAATGACTATTGATAACCCTGCAGGCCGTGCTTCTCATCCTGTTTACACTATTAACAATACCCTGGTAACCGTGGCTAAGAGTAATGGGCGTGCAGTTGGTAAGGCTGATACTATACAGGTTGATTCCCAGTTTAGGTTTGTAGATTTTTCCGGCAGGTTTAATCCGCATGCCGTTACCGATTATATTTTTCAGAAAAAAGGGCAGATCTATAATATCGACCAGCAAACATTGACGACCTCGCGTTTATCAGAGCTAAATGTGTTCCGAAACGTGCCCAACCCAACCTATACAAAGTTGCCCGATAGTACCAACCGGCTCGATACGAAAATTGATATAACGCCGCTTAAACAGTTTAGCGACAGGGTTGAGGGCGAATTTCTGTTTAACGGCGGTCGTTTTGGCTACAATCTCGGGAATACTTTTACTGACAGAAACGTATTTAACAATGCGGCTATCCTGCAAATAAAAACTAACTGGAGCGTTTTGTTTGACAATAATAACAATACCATAAACCAGGCGGCAGTGCAAAACCAGGATCTTCGTATTGGTGCGAATCTTATTTATCCGCGTATAATAGCCCCGTTTGATTTTCCCTTACCGGGTAAGTATGGTGTGCCTCATACCACGTTTTCAACCAACTACCAGCTTTTTTATCAAAAGGGACTGGTATCGCGTCAAAGTTTTATTAACTCCATAACATACGATTTTTTTGAAACCGGGCGTAAACTACATACTATAACACCCATTGATATTGAGTTTTCCAGGGGCACTATTGATCCTGCAGCGCAGGTTGAATTGCTGAAAAAAAACCTTTATGCCTATAGTTACCTCATAGGGCGCACCATCTTTACTTCGGGCAGCCAATATACTTTTCAATATAATGCTATTGAATTAAACTCATATAAGAACTTTATTTATTTTAGGGGAAGCCTGGATGTTGGTGGTAACAGCTTAAGTCTGCTGAGTAAAGTGCTCAATACTAAACGTGACACAGCAGGTAAGAGAACCTTTTTGGGTTATCCGTTTGCACAATATGGTAAAACTGAGGTTGACCTCCGTATTTACAAAACACTTGGAGGCGAGCGCCAGTTTATATTTCGCATAAACCCAGGCTTCGGCATCCCTTATGGCAACAGCGATGATCAGCACTGGATTTTTGAGAAAGAATTTTATGCAGGTGGCGCCAATGATATGCGGGCATGGTTGCCGCGTACGCTTGGCCCGGGTAAATTTAACCGTGCTACCTTTTACGGTGCACCCGGACCTGACAGCGATCACCCTTCCAGCGGTGATTTACTGCGCAGCAAGTTGAAATATCTTGATGAATTTGGAGAAATTAAAATTATTGCCAATGCAGAATATCGTTATAAGCTCGCCGATAACTTTTTTGGTGCAAAATTAAAAGGAGCTGTTTTTATTGATGCCGGTAACGTGTGGCGACTGAAAAGACAAGCGGACCAACCGGACGTTGAATTCAGGCTGAATAATATTTTACCATCAACTGCTATGGATATTGGTACAGGTTTACGGTTCGATCTTGCATTCTTTGTATTCAGGCTGGATGCAGCATTTAAATTTAAGGATCCGCAGTTTACGGGTTCCGATTCATGGGTGTTGGTACGGCACTTCAATGAGCTTTTTAACGCCGGATCATTTAAAAATAACTACAAAATTGCCAATAGCGGCGACACTTATAACTTTATGCAACTTAACTTCGGCATTGGAATGCCATTTTAA
- a CDS encoding NHL repeat-containing protein → MKFGSSKHQLNIFLLLMIAGFFVACKRELIPNRQVADTTTHSKPDTSGNGGGVVVDTLPSFYSPAGVAVDAGGNIYVADYGNNLIRKITAAGVVSTLAGNGSQGYINAPGTLAAFNQPTGIAVDAAGNVYVGDAGNDRIRKITPAGTVSSLAGSDSTGFADGPDTTASFFHPEGISLDAAGNVYVADAGNNLIRKVTPNGTVSTLAGNGTDVSQGGIFNNPTGVAADASGNVYVANYINNNILIVTPSGLINTFAGSGNAGSANGTGSSATFYFPNSLAVDASGNVYVADGINNLVRKITPAGVVTTFAGNGTAGAVDGAAAKASFNGPAGLAVDAAGNVYVADSNNNMIRKITQAGIVTTIAGSGSSGAINGQAAVRRNPKIIRTALKKQLPVFYKVK, encoded by the coding sequence ATGAAATTTGGGTCCTCTAAACACCAGCTTAATATCTTTTTATTGTTGATGATAGCCGGCTTTTTTGTCGCCTGCAAACGCGAGCTTATTCCCAACCGCCAGGTTGCTGATACTACTACGCATAGCAAGCCCGATACGTCAGGAAATGGAGGAGGCGTTGTTGTGGATACCCTGCCATCGTTTTACAGCCCCGCCGGCGTAGCTGTTGATGCCGGGGGTAATATTTATGTAGCCGATTACGGCAATAACCTGATTCGCAAGATTACCGCCGCCGGAGTGGTGAGCACATTGGCGGGAAACGGTTCACAGGGGTACATCAACGCCCCGGGCACGCTGGCTGCTTTTAACCAGCCTACGGGTATAGCTGTTGATGCAGCAGGCAATGTTTATGTTGGTGATGCAGGAAATGACCGCATCCGCAAAATTACCCCGGCGGGAACAGTAAGCTCGCTGGCCGGAAGTGATAGCACAGGTTTTGCCGACGGACCCGACACCACTGCTTCATTTTTTCATCCCGAAGGTATCTCCCTTGATGCTGCGGGTAACGTTTATGTGGCTGATGCAGGTAATAACCTTATCCGTAAAGTTACACCTAACGGAACTGTGAGTACTCTTGCAGGAAACGGGACGGATGTAAGCCAGGGAGGAATCTTCAATAACCCTACCGGGGTAGCTGCGGATGCATCGGGAAATGTTTACGTTGCTAATTACATTAACAATAATATACTCATAGTAACGCCTTCAGGGCTAATAAACACCTTTGCAGGAAGCGGTAACGCCGGTTCGGCAAATGGTACAGGCAGCTCGGCTACTTTTTATTTCCCCAATAGTTTGGCTGTTGATGCTTCCGGCAATGTTTATGTGGCTGATGGGATCAATAACCTGGTGCGTAAAATAACGCCCGCAGGCGTTGTTACCACCTTTGCGGGCAATGGTACCGCCGGCGCTGTTGATGGTGCCGCAGCAAAAGCCTCATTCAACGGACCGGCCGGATTAGCGGTTGATGCCGCCGGGAACGTGTATGTGGCTGACTCGAACAATAATATGATTCGTAAAATAACCCAGGCCGGGATAGTTACCACCATTGCAGGCAGTGGTTCATCCGGTGCGATTAACGGGCAGGCGGCTGTGAGGCGTAACCCTAAAATAATCAGGACGGCACTTAAGAAACAATTGCCTGTATTTTATAAAGTTAAATAG
- a CDS encoding TspO/MBR family protein, with translation MSTVAEVKKFRLFPFITSLFITLAIGFVASLFTRPQIAGWYSTLNKPSFNPPAWLFAPVWTALYIMIAIAAYLVWQRRDGSVSYKTAATIYAVQLLLNFSWSIVFFGLHGILPAVFVILLMWAAIILNIRWFAKFSKIAAWLLVPYLLWVSFASLLNLSIYLLNQ, from the coding sequence ATGAGCACAGTAGCCGAAGTTAAAAAGTTCCGTTTATTCCCATTTATAACCAGTTTATTTATTACCCTGGCCATTGGTTTTGTAGCCTCATTATTTACAAGGCCTCAAATTGCGGGGTGGTACAGCACCCTTAATAAACCATCGTTCAACCCGCCGGCATGGTTGTTTGCCCCGGTTTGGACTGCCTTATATATTATGATAGCCATTGCGGCCTACCTGGTTTGGCAGCGCAGGGATGGATCTGTTAGCTATAAAACAGCAGCAACTATCTATGCTGTGCAATTACTGCTAAATTTCTCATGGTCGATAGTTTTTTTTGGGTTGCACGGCATTTTACCTGCCGTGTTTGTTATCCTGCTGATGTGGGCGGCCATTATACTAAACATAAGATGGTTTGCTAAATTCAGTAAAATTGCTGCATGGTTGCTTGTACCTTATTTGCTTTGGGTAAGCTTTGCAAGCCTGCTTAATTTAAGTATTTATTTGCTTAACCAATAG
- a CDS encoding Pls/PosA family non-ribosomal peptide synthetase, whose protein sequence is MNHLSIILGAHRPDLIKEETLPALFKTSAIEFSNKKALTFHDDSLTYGELDHWSNEVALYLSKKGIGRGHSVGVWWQRGLELHTIILGIVKAGAAYVPVDREIPAERVEVIMQEVGASACFSLQQLNVACEMLTIPEKPVAENRETINMSQVTGPLPTDFAYVLYTSGSTGKPKGIPITHAQICHLVRSEQTILQINANDKVYQGFSVSFDMWCEETWISYFAGATLWVADNTTSKAIDELSYTLKKENITVLHAVPSLLAVMDDSLPLLRLVNAGGEACTPQVLAKWSKEGMRFFNSYGPTETTVTATMAQLGPHDHIVIGQPLPNYNLAVVDEGLNLVPVGEAGELVITGPGVANGYVKLPQLTREKFVPKPSSLTEMPGDTVYRTGDIAIINENGTVDMQGRIDDQIKLRGYRIELGEIETKLNEIAGVRSAAVAVKKDFAGTEHLVGYVVTEGLACIDEGVFRMELSKGLPSYMVPSTIMVLPEMPRMPSGKINRKALPVPPLLSADEGGSGTLDLNAPVADRILSVLHRIFPNRTIDPSMDFFTDLGGHSLLAAGFVSQLRRDAGLPNASLKDVYINRPVSNLIEVWSAKQEESNKPKRVFNKIPLLRHIACWLAQTIALLVIYGLFAFQIFIPYLGYYYVDQETGNVLYSIITSLLLFSLIPPIFTVVCLASKWLIIGKMKAGDYPLWGSYYFRWWLVKTMQRLLPAQFLNGTPLYPVYLRLLGVKIAADAQISDFAFGAEDLITIGSDVSISSQTNLNNAFVEDGMLKLRTITLGDHAYIGSSAIISGGSVMEPWSELQDLSCLQPGKTIAVGEVWQGSPAQFKEKKSIDELPHPLPVSNFTRRKYKLIFTMFIMIFPFIILLPLLPTIIAINKLDNAAGDYDFTYLVNAPLLAIVYIALFAAETILLTRLLQRNIKPGKYSIYSMFYVRKWFIDQLMSLSLIVLHPIYATIYVAGFFRALGAKIGRDTEISTASSVTHQLLEIGDGAFVADAVTLGEADVRAQQLILDKTIIDSNSFVGNSALIPQGYHLNGNMLIGVLSTPPDQQQMAASEAKDWFGSPAIPLPRRQESNPFPPELTIHPKPLRKIARGFVEFIRIILPESTIICCSILFIAYGHDLVVDEPLWKIILYFPFYYLFFMGIPAFLITVLLKWCFIGKYKPKQRPMWSWAVWRSEAITSTYEALSIPFLLEYLQGTPWLPLLMRLLGVKMGKRVFMNTTDITEFDMVTICDDAALNADCGPQTHLFEDRVMKVGSVKIGARSSIGAGTIILYDSELGDDTNIEALSLVMKGERLSPGTDWTGSPVKPA, encoded by the coding sequence ATGAACCATTTAAGTATTATCCTCGGTGCTCACCGCCCCGACCTTATCAAAGAAGAAACATTACCGGCCTTATTCAAGACTTCGGCAATTGAATTCTCAAACAAAAAAGCCCTGACCTTTCATGATGACTCGTTAACCTATGGAGAGCTGGATCATTGGAGCAACGAAGTTGCTTTATATCTTTCAAAAAAAGGGATAGGACGGGGGCATAGTGTGGGCGTTTGGTGGCAGCGGGGCCTGGAACTGCACACCATTATATTGGGGATAGTTAAAGCAGGGGCTGCCTACGTGCCGGTTGACAGGGAGATTCCCGCAGAACGGGTTGAGGTAATAATGCAGGAAGTTGGTGCCTCGGCTTGTTTTAGCCTGCAACAACTAAACGTGGCCTGCGAAATGCTCACCATACCCGAAAAACCAGTTGCGGAAAACCGGGAAACGATTAACATGAGCCAGGTTACCGGACCGTTGCCTACAGATTTTGCTTACGTGCTGTATACCTCTGGTAGTACGGGTAAACCGAAAGGCATTCCTATTACTCACGCACAGATCTGCCACCTGGTGCGGTCAGAGCAAACCATTTTGCAAATTAATGCCAATGATAAAGTTTACCAGGGTTTTTCAGTTTCGTTTGACATGTGGTGCGAAGAAACCTGGATCAGCTATTTTGCCGGCGCTACTTTGTGGGTTGCCGACAACACTACCTCAAAAGCAATTGATGAGTTAAGCTATACGCTAAAAAAAGAAAATATTACGGTATTGCATGCCGTGCCGAGCCTACTTGCGGTTATGGACGATAGTTTGCCGCTCTTAAGACTGGTTAATGCCGGCGGTGAAGCCTGCACCCCTCAGGTACTGGCCAAATGGTCAAAAGAAGGGATGCGTTTTTTTAACAGTTATGGCCCTACAGAAACTACCGTTACCGCAACCATGGCGCAGCTGGGCCCGCATGATCATATAGTAATAGGGCAGCCGTTACCTAACTATAACCTGGCAGTTGTTGACGAAGGTTTGAACCTGGTACCCGTTGGCGAAGCTGGCGAATTAGTGATAACGGGGCCGGGAGTGGCCAACGGTTATGTTAAATTGCCACAGCTTACCAGGGAGAAATTTGTACCAAAACCATCATCGCTAACTGAAATGCCCGGCGACACGGTTTATCGCACGGGCGATATTGCTATAATCAATGAAAACGGTACCGTTGATATGCAAGGGCGTATTGACGACCAGATAAAACTTCGCGGCTACAGGATTGAACTTGGCGAGATTGAAACAAAGTTGAATGAAATTGCCGGGGTGCGCTCCGCAGCGGTAGCTGTAAAAAAGGATTTTGCCGGTACCGAGCATTTGGTTGGTTATGTAGTTACGGAAGGCCTTGCCTGTATTGATGAAGGTGTTTTCCGGATGGAACTTTCAAAAGGGCTGCCTTCCTATATGGTTCCGTCAACCATAATGGTGCTGCCAGAAATGCCGCGGATGCCAAGCGGGAAGATCAATCGTAAAGCACTGCCGGTGCCACCGCTGTTATCAGCCGACGAAGGCGGATCGGGAACACTGGACCTCAATGCCCCGGTGGCAGACAGGATTTTAAGCGTCCTGCACCGGATCTTCCCCAACAGAACGATTGATCCGTCAATGGATTTCTTTACCGATCTTGGCGGCCATTCTTTACTGGCGGCCGGTTTTGTATCACAGTTAAGGCGCGATGCCGGATTACCTAATGCATCGCTTAAGGATGTTTACATCAACAGGCCGGTTAGCAATCTGATTGAAGTTTGGAGTGCAAAACAGGAAGAAAGCAATAAGCCTAAACGGGTTTTTAACAAGATTCCCCTGCTAAGACATATCGCCTGCTGGTTGGCACAAACTATTGCCTTGCTGGTTATTTATGGCCTTTTTGCTTTCCAGATCTTTATTCCATACCTGGGGTATTATTATGTTGACCAGGAAACGGGCAATGTACTTTATTCCATCATTACTTCATTGCTGTTATTCTCGCTGATCCCGCCCATTTTTACAGTGGTGTGTTTAGCCAGCAAATGGCTTATCATAGGAAAAATGAAAGCGGGCGACTATCCGCTTTGGGGTAGCTACTATTTCAGGTGGTGGCTGGTAAAAACAATGCAGCGCTTATTGCCGGCCCAGTTTTTAAACGGAACCCCGTTATACCCGGTGTACCTGCGTTTACTGGGCGTTAAAATAGCCGCTGATGCACAGATTAGTGATTTTGCTTTCGGGGCCGAGGATTTGATAACCATTGGCAGCGATGTAAGTATAAGTTCGCAAACCAATTTGAACAACGCCTTTGTTGAAGATGGTATGTTAAAACTCCGCACCATAACCCTTGGCGACCATGCTTATATCGGTAGCAGTGCCATTATATCAGGGGGAAGCGTAATGGAGCCATGGAGTGAGTTACAGGATCTGAGCTGTCTGCAGCCAGGCAAAACAATAGCCGTGGGTGAAGTATGGCAGGGGAGCCCTGCGCAGTTTAAAGAAAAAAAGAGTATTGATGAGTTGCCGCATCCCTTACCTGTATCAAATTTTACGCGCCGCAAGTATAAGCTGATCTTCACGATGTTTATCATGATCTTCCCGTTCATTATCCTGCTGCCTTTGCTGCCAACCATTATTGCCATAAATAAGCTGGATAACGCCGCCGGCGACTATGATTTTACCTACCTGGTGAATGCGCCATTGCTCGCTATAGTTTATATTGCCTTGTTTGCAGCTGAGACCATTTTACTGACCCGTTTATTACAAAGGAATATAAAGCCGGGCAAATATTCAATTTATAGCATGTTTTATGTGCGTAAGTGGTTTATTGACCAGTTGATGTCATTAAGCCTTATTGTTTTGCACCCCATTTATGCAACAATTTACGTCGCCGGCTTTTTCAGGGCGTTGGGTGCTAAAATTGGGAGGGATACAGAGATATCAACCGCAAGCAGTGTTACGCACCAGTTGCTTGAAATTGGCGATGGCGCTTTTGTTGCTGATGCAGTTACGCTTGGCGAAGCTGATGTTCGTGCACAGCAGCTGATTCTTGATAAAACGATTATTGACAGTAATAGCTTTGTGGGTAACAGCGCGCTGATCCCGCAGGGGTATCATTTAAATGGCAATATGCTGATAGGTGTGCTATCAACCCCTCCGGATCAGCAGCAAATGGCAGCAAGCGAAGCAAAGGATTGGTTTGGTTCACCGGCAATACCATTGCCGCGCAGGCAGGAGAGTAACCCTTTCCCCCCTGAGTTAACTATTCACCCTAAACCGCTCCGTAAAATTGCGAGGGGATTTGTTGAATTCATAAGGATCATACTGCCGGAGAGCACCATTATTTGCTGCTCCATCTTGTTTATAGCCTACGGGCACGACCTGGTGGTTGACGAGCCTTTGTGGAAGATCATCCTGTATTTTCCGTTTTATTACCTGTTTTTTATGGGTATCCCTGCTTTCCTGATTACTGTTTTATTAAAATGGTGCTTTATTGGAAAGTATAAGCCCAAACAAAGGCCAATGTGGAGCTGGGCGGTATGGCGAAGCGAGGCTATCACGTCTACATACGAGGCGCTGTCTATTCCCTTTTTATTGGAATACCTTCAGGGTACACCCTGGCTACCGCTATTAATGCGCCTGCTTGGGGTTAAAATGGGCAAACGGGTGTTTATGAATACTACCGACATTACCGAATTTGATATGGTTACGATTTGTGACGATGCCGCTTTGAACGCCGACTGCGGCCCGCAAACGCATCTGTTTGAAGACAGGGTGATGAAAGTTGGCTCCGTGAAAATAGGGGCAAGGAGCAGTATTGGTGCAGGTACTATTATTTTGTATGACAGCGAACTTGGAGACGATACCAACATAGAAGCGTTGTCTTTGGTGATGAAGGGTGAACGTTTATCGCCGGGTACCGACTGGACAGGTAGCCCCGTTAAACCCGCCTGA
- a CDS encoding transglutaminase-like domain-containing protein produces MKLNVLTEMEYTAASAGTLILNIHALRTPRQTVISEEFVIDPYIKVEELVSQQSDNRVFRFEIAENSSIKVSYKATIDNYCEVKDYTNLVEIPIAQMDSTILPYLYPSRYCQSDKLYRLANNLFGHIMNPFEKVMNLTGWINKNVQYLSGSTNAQTSAYDTVTQQQGVCRDFAHLGIALCRALTIPARYFTGYAYQLQPADFHACFEAYLGNDWVLFDATGLVPLNGLIKIASGRDAADTAIANIFGNVNFTSMLVSCELAEDGFTPFYYHPTQLRGLTYL; encoded by the coding sequence ATGAAATTGAATGTACTTACTGAAATGGAATATACCGCTGCGTCGGCAGGTACATTGATACTAAATATCCATGCACTGCGAACGCCGCGGCAAACAGTAATTAGTGAAGAATTTGTAATAGATCCTTATATTAAGGTGGAAGAACTGGTATCGCAACAGAGTGACAACCGCGTCTTTAGGTTCGAAATTGCCGAAAACTCATCTATAAAAGTATCCTATAAGGCGACGATTGATAATTACTGCGAAGTGAAGGATTACACCAACCTGGTTGAGATCCCAATTGCGCAGATGGACAGTACTATTTTACCTTATTTATATCCGAGCCGCTATTGCCAAAGCGATAAGTTGTACCGCCTTGCTAACAACCTGTTTGGTCATATTATGAACCCTTTTGAAAAGGTGATGAACCTTACCGGATGGATCAATAAAAATGTACAATACCTGAGCGGATCAACCAACGCACAAACCTCTGCTTATGATACCGTTACGCAACAGCAGGGTGTGTGCCGGGATTTTGCCCATTTAGGCATCGCGCTATGCCGGGCGCTTACCATTCCGGCACGCTACTTTACAGGATATGCTTACCAGCTACAACCGGCAGATTTCCACGCCTGCTTTGAGGCATACCTGGGTAATGACTGGGTTTTGTTTGACGCCACCGGCCTGGTGCCGCTTAATGGGTTAATTAAAATTGCCTCAGGCCGTGATGCGGCAGATACTGCGATAGCCAATATTTTCGGTAATGTTAATTTTACTTCGATGCTGGTAAGCTGCGAATTGGCCGAAGACGGATTTACGCCATTTTATTACCATCCAACCCAACTACGGGGGCTCACTTATTTATAA
- a CDS encoding peptidase, which yields MTYCLGIKVKEGLLAIADTRITSGTDTTIKKKITIEQKDKFSLFIMTSGLRSVRDKALIYFNELLETNEYNKLYKAVNAFGEQVKRVANEDKAALEKAGFKFDLNTIIGGQLADDEEHKLFLLYPEGNWVELGQGAPYVVIGNSGHGKAILNRILDENSSLKLSLKTGFLSFDSTRVSSNNVDFPIDVALYRKDSFHIIEKRYEKKDLEYISTQWAEELKTALENISEDWMDDAFNKLD from the coding sequence ATGACTTATTGCTTAGGAATAAAGGTTAAGGAAGGCTTACTTGCCATTGCAGATACGCGCATTACTTCAGGAACAGATACAACTATAAAAAAGAAAATCACGATAGAACAAAAGGATAAATTTTCGCTTTTTATTATGACCAGCGGATTGCGGTCTGTAAGAGATAAGGCGCTTATTTATTTTAATGAATTGCTGGAAACCAATGAATATAATAAGTTATATAAGGCGGTTAACGCTTTTGGCGAACAGGTTAAAAGGGTGGCCAACGAAGATAAGGCAGCGCTTGAAAAGGCAGGTTTTAAGTTTGACCTGAATACAATTATTGGCGGGCAGCTTGCGGATGATGAGGAACATAAGCTGTTCCTTTTATACCCCGAAGGCAACTGGGTTGAGCTGGGACAGGGAGCCCCCTACGTCGTAATTGGTAATTCGGGCCATGGAAAAGCGATATTGAACCGAATTCTTGATGAAAATTCCAGTTTAAAGCTGTCTCTAAAAACCGGGTTTTTATCTTTTGATTCAACAAGGGTAAGTTCAAACAATGTTGACTTTCCTATAGATGTTGCGCTTTACCGCAAAGACAGTTTTCATATTATTGAAAAAAGATATGAAAAAAAGGACCTTGAATATATTTCAACACAATGGGCCGAAGAACTAAAAACTGCCCTTGAAAATATATCGGAGGACTGGATGGATGATGCATTTAATAAGTTAGATTAG